One Triticum dicoccoides isolate Atlit2015 ecotype Zavitan chromosome 3B, WEW_v2.0, whole genome shotgun sequence genomic window, CCATTGTCCTCTACCCAATCACCCATTTCAAGCCATAGCTCCATGTAGTGCTCATCTTTGATGACAACGATCTCATGAGGCGATACCTGCAGCTCGCCCAAACAAAtcaacaacaactaatgagtttaGTAGAGAAATGTAACATAGTTGTAGATCTAAGAAAGGTACTAGAAACTACCCACGTACCGTTGACATGCTACCATCACCCCACTTGACTTGGACGTGCCCATTAGGAAGTTCAACTACCCGCCCCACCCATGAAAGATCGGCGGGAACGACATTTTTCTTCTTGTTTCCCTGTGACAAGGGTGCACTTCCACCGTCATCTGTTGATACTGATGGTACGATACGAATGACAATATCACCATAGTAAGCAGAGTGGCTAGAGTCCAATCTTAGGTCATAAGCACTGACGGTATCATCGCACTCGACTTCCATAGCCTCATCAGGATGCCCTGGCGTCTTGAACCATGATACACAAACCGTCTGGTCCTCGTGTTGCATGCTCTTGACGATGCCGACACGCTCTGCTGGTCCAGTTCCAGATGCGTCAATGTCGCTGTTGACACTAGTAGTTGTCACATCAGCAGTAGCGTCAACGGCAGAATTGACAGGAAGAACGTTGGCGACAACATGCTGTCCGGGGAAGAACTCTTGCTCATTCCAGATCCCAAACGGGACGATGGTCGCTGAAGGTCTGCCTTGTTGCCGTGTGCCGTCTTGCCATACCACGTCTACGGTGGTGCGCGTGTTGGcgacgagcatgggaaactccaccTCCACATGTCTCATGACTTGTGACCGTTGCGCCCGTCTATGGCCCTCAAAGACAAGCTTCCTTAGCTGCTTTCGATAAAACCTCGGATCTTTTTGCTTCGTGGGAGGTAGCACCTGAGAGGTTGATGCTTCACACTCTTCTTGATTGTCCTCTGAGCATGCGTTatattcctcctcctcatcctcctcctcatcatcatcatcaccatcatcatcatcatcatcatcatcatcatcatgttgaTCAGGAGAGCAAGCTCCACCCCCTTCATTGGAACAAGTTTCAAGAAAAAAACAGCGGTCAGCAAGCCCCCAGCAGCAGTTGTACGAGGCACAGAAGAATGTTAGATCGTCTGGGTTCTGGTAGGCCGGAGGAGCAGATGCCTCCAGTAGCTCCTTGTCGGTGCCACAATGCATTGACGCAACCCAGTAGACAAGGACGCCAGACGTCTTCAGCTTCATGATGGTTCCTAGGTCTTGTTCAGGATGCCAATAGCCATTAAGCCACCGCGCCGCCTTGAAGATTGAACAAGCGTCTGGCCCGCCGACGGACTGCCCCTGGTGGAATATACTGTTCATTTGGTGGCGATGCCTCGTGTGCCTGTTCACACACACTCCCACCAGGTTCTTGGACTCCGCATCGGTGACCCTGCAGACGGCTCCGTCATCGAACAACACATCGATGTCGATCGACACCTCCACGACGCGGCCGAGCCACGGCCCGGACACAACAAAGTCGCCAAGGTTGAGGCTCCTGATGCGCCGCAGGCTAGACGGGGACACTCCCCTGATGACCTTGATTGGCAGGCCTTTGTTGTCGAGCTTGGCCAGGTTGAGCATGGTGTTGACGCCGGTGACGACGCCGATTTGGCCGCCCATGTCGGAGGCCGACCCGACCACCTGTCC contains:
- the LOC119280532 gene encoding probable ubiquitin-conjugating enzyme E2 23 — encoded protein: MDVVPAAASPNLYLLDLVSSGPKLIDRGLVLPDGEVDNIYLPVDTFQLLRIDDTVVYKNISDITVVDRSHLYPGQVVGSASDMGGQIGVVTGVNTMLNLAKLDNKGLPIKVIRGVSPSSLRRIRSLNLGDFVVSGPWLGRVVEVSIDIDVLFDDGAVCRVTDAESKNLVGVCVNRHTRHRHQMNSIFHQGQSVGGPDACSIFKAARWLNGYWHPEQDLGTIMKLKTSGVLVYWVASMHCGTDKELLEASAPPAYQNPDDLTFFCASYNCCWGLADRCFFLETCSNEGGGACSPDQHDDDDDDDDDDGDDDDEEEDEEEEYNACSEDNQEECEASTSQVLPPTKQKDPRFYRKQLRKLVFEGHRRAQRSQVMRHVEVEFPMLVANTRTTVDVVWQDGTRQQGRPSATIVPFGIWNEQEFFPGQHVVANVLPVNSAVDATADVTTTSVNSDIDASGTGPAERVGIVKSMQHEDQTVCVSWFKTPGHPDEAMEVECDDTVSAYDLRLDSSHSAYYGDIVIRIVPSVSTDDGGSAPLSQGNKKKNVVPADLSWVGRVVELPNGHVQVKWGDGSMSTVSPHEIVVIKDEHYMELWLEMGDWVEDNGVDDAPEEPVAANTNLDNDVESVGPAMSRTRLLGLSFWSFLQLTSDMVARGKGYLMNWRSSSSSLPSSELPTPINDDSIGGAAVETSDAAVDVTSHGFDGGPKAAGATCCSDESLCFPRFDVLQISPLDHHYLDTTDQEMQGASRAKSWAKAVQKEWKILENDLPGTIYVRAFEDRMDLLRVVMVGASGTPYHDGLFFFDLQLPPSYPDAPPQVYYHSFGLRLNPNLYESGTVCLSLLNTFGGEGTEVWSSTESSLLQVVVSIQGLVLNDKPYYNETGYETMVDKPEGRRNALPYSENAYLLTLRTMLHLLRRPPQGFEEFVKEHFRHRGRFVLRACNAWLQGNMVDNAHATEVSRKQPCSAGLRLALTKVVPSLVAAFTEIRAEGCEEYQ